In the Psychromicrobium lacuslunae genome, GGCGCGCTGCGCGAGCCCGTCGCGCCAGCTAATCGATTGGCTTAAGCTTCGACCGGAAACCTTCTGTGTGCTGCTCACCAACCTGGTGGGCAGCACACTTTTTGTGTTCCTTGCGTTTTGTCTTTCTCGTGCCTCGGCTAGAGCGGCAGCTCGATGATCACGACGGTGCCGCCTGAGGCTACTGGTTCCCAACGAATGGTGCCATCAAGCTCACTGGTGACCAGGGTCCTAACAATCTGCAGGCCGAGTCCTTCTTCAAGCGGGGTCTCCGGCAAGCCAACCCCGTCATCGGCGATCGAGACCCTGAGTATTTCAGAACCATCTTCTTTCGAGTAACGCTCGGCAATCAGTCGAACTGTACCGCCCCGATCCTCCAGACCGTGTTCCACGGCATTGGTCACCAGTTCATTGATCACCAAGGCAAGTGGGGTGGCTAAATCGCTGGCTAGCTCTCCGAATTCGCCCTCACGTTCAGTGCGAACCATCTGAGTCGGCGAGGCGACCTCGGCAGCGAGCCTGAAATGCCTACCAATCAACTCGTCAAAATCAACATTCTGGCTGAGCCCTTGAGATAGCGTTTCGTGCACCAGGGCAATGGTGGCCACTCGGCGCATCGCTTGTTCTAGACCGTGCTTGGCTTCCGTCGACTGCATTCTTCGAGACTGCATCCGCAATAACGCCGCCACCGTTTGCAAGTTATTTTTGACTCGATGATGGATCTCCCTGATCGTGGCGTCTTTGGTGACCAATTCCAATTCGCGACGCCTTAGCTCGGTGACATCCCTGCACAGCACGATGGCACCGAAACGGTGACTGGCGTCTCTTAACGGAATGGCACGTAACGAAAGACTGACCCCGCGGGACTCCACCTCGGTGCGCCACGGCATCCTACCGGTGACCACCAGCGGCAAAGTCTCATCGATCATTTTCCGCTCATGCAGCAGTCCCGCAGTTACCTCGGCCAACGAGCGCCCCTCTAGGGCATCGGCGCCGCCGAGCCGCCGGAAAGCGGAAACACCATTGGGGCTGGCATACTGCACCAATCCCTCAGCGTCGAGTCGAATGAACCCATCGCCAACGCGCGGTGCACCGCGACGAGATCCGGTAGGTGAGGCAAAGTCCGGCCATAAGCCAAGGGTGCCCATTCGGAGCAGGTCATAGGCACTCTGCCGATAGGTCAGTTCCAGCCGTGAAGGCAGCCTGGAGGAGGAAACATCCATATGGGAGGTCACCACAGCCAGACTTCGCCCGTTGCGCACCATCGGCACCGCGTCGACTCGCACCGCCATTTCGGAGTTCCAGGTGGCTTCGCCCGCTCTTTCGATACTCTGGCTGTGCCAGGCCTTCTGCACTAGCGGCAGCAAGTCTGCCCGCAATTTCTCGCCGACGAAATCCTTGTGGAAAACCGTATGCGTGGTAGACGGGCGCACATGCGCGAGGGCCAGGTAATCACCCTCCGGATCCGGGAACCAGAGCGCCAGATCAGCGAAAGCCAAATCGGCAATCAGCTGCCAATCGCCCACCAGCAGGTGTAGCCATTCGGCGTCACCTGGCCCAAAATCTGCGTGTTCCCGAATCGGGTCGGTGAAAATTGCCATAGCCCGATGAGCTTACCTGCGCACAATCGAGCGGAGCAACCGCAAGGCAACCGAAAGCGAAGCCATATCATCTTCTTCCAGCTGATTGACTTCCTTGAACATCGCCTGGGCCCGAGCCAGCGGCTCGGCGTTTTGCACAGCCCAACCGGCAATTCGCTGCTCCGGGCTTTGACCAAGCGCACCCGGTTCAGCCGGGGTCGCCTTCATCACCGCAAGAGTCATGTCAACAACTGTCGAGTACAGATCGTCTCGTAACGCACCCCTAGCGAGGGCTTGCCAGCGATCTTTCCTCGGTAGTGCAGAGATTCGTTCCAATAAGCCATCGACACCGAATTGGGCGAAGATCGCATAGTAAACCTTGGCGATTTCTTCGACCGGTTCCTTGATTTGCCGACTAGCTCGGGCAATGTCGAGCAGCGCAAAGCTTTCGAACATCTCGGACCAGCGGTTGCCCAGTTCGGTGGGCACCCCCCAGCCCTCCGCCTTGGCGTGCCACGCCTGCACACGTTCGCGATCGACTCCGTCTAAGAAGTCGGTCAGATGAGCTCGTAGCGAGGTGACCACCGGCTGGTACTGAGCCACCGTCTCGGAAATCGGTTGCGAACCAGCCGAATGACCGATCAGCCAGCGCACCGCGCGATCAAGCAAACGGCGCAAATCGAGGTGGATATTGCACCAGTGCTCGGTCGGGAACGATGGTGGCAGCGCTGCCAGAGCTTCAGTCACCTGATCGATCTGATAGATCTCCCGCATCGCTACGAAAGCACGAGCGAGCACCGACTCGGTGGCGTTGGTCTCCTCCATGGCACGGAAGGCAAAGGTAATGCCACCGATATTAATCATGTCATTTGCCACCATGGTGGCGATGATCTCCCGACGCAGCGGATGCGAATCGAGTTCGGCGTCAAAACGCTCGGCCAAATGCTTAGGGAAGTACTGGCGAAGCGTGCGGCGGAACCACGGATCGTCGGCTAGATCGCTGTCGCGAAGAGCTTTAGCCAGCTCGATCTTGGCGTAGGCAGCCAGCACCGATAGCTCAGGGGAGGTTAGCCCCTGGCCACCTTCCAGTCTGTTGTGCAGTTCTTCGGTGCTAGGCAGCGCCTCGATAGCGCGATCTAAATCGGCTTTGTTCTCCAGCCAGTCCATCAATCTTTCGTAGCTGGGGCTCCACTCAACCACGCGCATCCGGTCGTTGACGAGCAGCACGTTCTGATCGAAGTTATCCTCCAGGACCAGTCGGCCCACTTCCTGCGTCATCTCGGCAAGGAACTCTGCCCGCTCCTCAGCCTTCAGCTGGCCTGCTGCCACCATCCGGTCGACGAAAATCTTGATATTGACCTCATGATCAGAACAATCGACACCGGCCGAGTTATCAATGGCATCGGTATTCAGGATCACTCCGTGCAGCGCAGCCTCAATCCGACCACGCTGGGTCATCCCGAGGTTACCGCCCTCGCCAACTACCTTGACCCGGAGCTCTCGACCGTCGACCCGAATTGAGTCATTGGCTTTGTCCCCCACCTCCGCGTGACTCTCCGAACTGGCTTTGACGTAGGTGCCGATACCGCCGTTGTAGAGCAGATCAGCCGGAGCCAGCAAGATGGCACGCAGCAGCTCCGGCGGAGTAAGCGCCACAACGCCCTCAGCCAAGCCCAGCGCGAGGCGCACTTGCTCGGAGATCGGCACGGTCTTCACTTGACGTGGGTAAACGCCGCCGCCCTCGCTTATTAATGACTTGTCATAGTCATCCCAGGAGGAACGCGGCAACTCGAACATCCGCCGCCGCTCGGCATAGGAAAGTGCCGGGTCCGGGTTCGGGTCGAGGAAGATATGTCGGTGATCGAAAGCAGCGACAAGTTTGATGTGTTCAGACAACAGCACACCATTGCCAAAGACATCGCCTGACATATCACCGACACCCACTACGGTGAAATCCTCAGTCTGGGTGTCAACGTCCAGCTCACTGAAATGACGCTTTACCGACTCCCAGGCTCCGCGGGCGGTGATGCCCATTGCTTTATGGTCGTAGCCGACCGAGCCGCCTGAGGCAAAGGCGTCTCCTAGCCAGAAGTTGTACTCCGCGGAGATGGAGTTCGCGATATCGGAGAACGAGGCAGTTCCCTTATCGGCAGCCACCACCAGATACGAATCGTCCTCGTCGAAACGAACTACGTTTGACGGTGGCACAAGTTGCTCACCGTCCGGGCCGGTAACCAAGTTGTCGGTCAGATCAAGCAGACCGCGAATGAAGGTCTTGTAGCTCTCTATCCCCTCTGCCATCCAGGCAGCTCGGTCCGCCGCCGGGTCCGGCAGCGCTTTGGCAAAGAAGCCACCCTTCGCCCCGGTCGGTACGATAACAGCGTTCTTCACCGTCTGGGCTTTGACCAGGCCAAGAATCTCGGTGCGGAAATCTTCCCGACGATCGGACCAGCGCAAACCGCCTCGGGCGACCTTACCGAACCTCAGGTGTACGCCCTCTACTCGTGGCGAGTAGACCCAGATCTCAAACATCGGACGCGGGAACGGCAAACCATCAATCGCTGTGGGGTTCAGTTTGACACTCAAGTAGGGCTTGAATTGGAAGTAATTGGTTCGCAGCGTCGCCTCAATGAGCTGGCCCAGGGTGCGCAGCACTCGATCAGCATCCAGGGTGGGCACCTGCTCAAGGCCTTCGGCGAGTTGCGTACGCACTGAAGTTAGCAGCGCTGAACGGTCGTCTGCCGGGATAGCGGGATCGAAACTGGTCTCGAAGAGCTTCACCAGAGACTGCGCCACCGAAGCATTAGCTAGCAGAGTATCCGCGACAAAGCCGTAAGAGTTGGTATTCCCCATTTGCCTCAAGTACTTGGCATAGCTGCGCAGAATGACGACCTGTCGCCAAGCCATGCCTTCGCGCAGCACCAGCCGGTCAAAGGCATCCGATTCGCTGACCCCGGTGATCGCTGCGCCGAATGATTCAGCGAGCAACTCGCTGGTTGCCAGTGGGTCTATTCCCGTCGGGTACTTCAATCCCAGATCGTAAAGGAAGAAGTCCCTCTTATCGGTGGTTTGAATTTCAAAGGGTCGCTCGTCTAGAACCTCAATGCCCAGATTATGGAAGAACGGCAGGATCTGACTCAGGCTCTTCGGATACGCCATATAGAGCTTGACCCGGGCGTCTTCTTCGAGCTCTTCGTGGGCACCTTGCGGAATGTAGACCTTGAGCCCGGGGCTGCAGAGTGCATCAGGGTTCTGTTGCTTAGCAGCGCGGTAGTTCTGACCGTATTCCTCAAAACGGCGGATGTCCTCGATAGCATCCTCAACCTCGAAGTCGACGCGATAGCTGGCGGGGAAGGCCTCTGCCCATTGCGCGGCCAGAGCTGTCGCCTGGTCAAGCGGAAGCGCCTTGCCGAGCACCTCTCGCAAGCCCTCCGACCAAGAACGTGCTGCTGTCACCAGCCGCGCCTCCAGCGCGCTTGCGTCAACATTACTGAGGTCGGTGCCTCGGGCCAATCTGATTCTGAAAAACAGCCTGGCCAGTGTCGACTCGCTCATTCGAGCTTCAAAATCGATGCTGACCGCGTCAAAAGTTTTGGTGAGTTCCGCTTCGATTCGTCGCCGAACAGCCGTGGTGTAACGATCTCGCGGGATATATACCAATGCCGACATGAATCGGCCATAAATATCCGGGCGGAGGAACAATCGGGTACGGCGGCGTTCCTGCAAGCGCATGATTCCTTCGGCAATCGTGATCAAGTCATTGACCTCAATTTGGAAGAGCTCATCGCGAGGGTAGGTTTCCAGCACTGCAAAAAGGTCTTTACCGGAATGGGAGTCCGGAGGGAAGCCAAAATGCCTAAGCACAGCATTGACCTTCTCGCGAACTACCGGAATGCTGCGCACCGAACCGGTGTAGACACCGGAAGCGAAAAGACCGATAAATCTCCGCTCACCATTGACGTTCCCGGCCGCGTCGAAGGACTTGATTCCGATGTAGTCGAGATATCCCGAACGGTGTACGGTCGATCGCGAGTTGGCTTTGGTGATCACCAAAGCATGTTTCTCTCGGGCTTTCTTCCGGCCGGCCGAGGTGAGGTGCTGAACCTGTTTGGCCACTCGGGACTCACGCAGCAAGCCCAGCCCGCTGCCTTCTCGGTTGACTAAGACGTCTTCGCCGCTCTCGTCCACCAGGTCATACTCCCGATAGCCCAAGAAAGTGAAGTTTCCGGCGTCCATCCAACTCAGCAGTTCTTCCGCTTCACGCAGATCAGCAACCTGATCACCACCGGTGACTTCAGCGAGGCTGGCTGCGCAAGAAAGCGCCTTGTGCCTCATAGGCTGCCAATCTTCAACCGCCACTCGCACATCGCCAAGCACTCGATCCAGACCTGCCAAGAGTTCCTGGCCGGCTGCCTCATCAAGCTGAGCGATTTCGATTGCGATCCAGGACTCCATATGTGAAGACTGGCCATTGCTGGCAATCAAATGTGAGATATCGGGCATTGCAGCCGTATCGCCACTGGCCACTCCGAGATAGGTGGGCACCTTGGCGACACTGACTAATTCGTCGTCATTATCATTCCGGCTCACCACGAACATCGGGTGAACCACCAGCGTGATGGCGGCATTTTGACGCGAAATCTCAGCGGTAACGGAATCTACTAGAAAGGGCATATCGTCGGTGACGATATAGACCACTGTCTCCTTGTAGTGCCTCGACTCGTCGCTCTCGTTGACCACCGCAACCTTGGAGGTGCCGCTGGGCCGGTGCTGAGCGAGTTCGCGATGCGCCAGGGCGCGCTGCCGGAGGGTGGCCTGGTCGTACTTTGAGCGGTCTTCCTCAGCGATCTGCTCATAATAATCGGCGATGAAGCTGTCGATGGTCTTCTCAGTGAGTTTCGTGGTTCCGGTAGTGGACCCGACGGTTCCGGTTTCTTCGAACCCGTTCGACATCTAAATACGCCTCCGTAGCAGTTACGAACCGCTTCCTTGCGGCCCCTACTGACAGTAGCCTGAATCAGCCATTTTTTGCTGTGGTCGAGGACACAGCAGTTTGCGAGTTTCGCTGTGCAAGTGCACTAACGAATGTCTGAAGCTTTTTTCGCAATGCGGAGTCTGGCCCCGCCTCTATTAATAACTCGCCGGAGAGCAGCATTCGGTCAAGAAGTGCTGTTTCTGCGGGCAAAAAGGCCTTGATTGAGAATTGCGGCCCGAACCTGAGCCAGGCTTGCTGCAATGCCTGCTCAGGTGAACGACCGGCAGCCCCACGCCTGACCTTGTTCAAAACCACAAGGGGCTCCTGTCCCGGACAAATATTCGCCAGCTCGGTCAAGCCCCGAATCAGCCGAGGCACGCCGATGCTATCCGCCGCACCAACCGCAATGATCTGATCAGCCGAGCGCAATGCGGCGAGAGTAGCTGCATTGCGACGAGGCACGTAGCTGTCGAAGCTCAGTTCCTCATCCGTTTCCAGGGAAAACCCGCAGTCGATAATGGTGACCGGCAGCAGCTGACGAGATAGCGTGAATAGCTGTTGAAGCGCCATCGCACGTAATTCTGGCCAACGATCCGGACGGGTCAATCCAGAAAGCACCCGAAATCGACCGCCACGAAATACCAGCTCCGGAGCGATCTGCCACAGACCTTCCGGATCGAGTGAGCCCTGATCCGCTAACCGGACTGCCCGAGCGATTCCGGCAGATTCGTCCAAAATACCCAAAGTTGCCGCCACGCTGGCACCGTAACTATCCGCATCAATCAGCAGCACCTCAAGCCCCAGCGCAGCGAACTCGGCCGCCATATTCGTGGCCAGCATGGTCCTTCCTGGAGAACCTATCGGGCCCCAGATCGCGATGATCTGCGAGGAGTCCACATTCTTAGGATGTTTTTTCTTTTCAGCCTCCCCAAGTAGCTTATTCGACGCTGCGTCGTCCTTGGCGTCCTGGATCGCCAGGAATTGCGCTGCCGGCTCGGTCACTGCCCCATCTGCATCAACCGAGTCGGACTCTAGTCCCTGAATGATCTTCAGCGCATCACTACCGAGCGAAAAAACCCGCGCTCCCAGCGAGTTCAGCCGCTGAGTTTCTGCTTCATCATCTGTTAGCACCACGACCCGGGAGTGGCAGGCAGCTAAACGTTCCAGCAAAGCTGAGTTCAGTTCTGCGGTGTGTTCACTCAGTAGGGCGACCCCCGCTAAACCGCTTTGGCAGGCGGCCACTAGTTCTCGGAGCTCGGCACAGCGACGAACCACTGTAAATTGCTCACCGATAGCTTCCAGCTGTTCCACCAAACGATCAGCGGCTTCGCCTAGCACCGCAAAGCGAAAATTCATCGATGCCCTCCGGCCAAGTCAAGGACAACTGAGAGTTTCGCTTTATCGGTGAGGGCGTGCAGCAGCACCGGCAGTCTAGGCGCGTCTACCAGGACATAGACCAG is a window encoding:
- a CDS encoding AAA family ATPase, producing MNFRFAVLGEAADRLVEQLEAIGEQFTVVRRCAELRELVAACQSGLAGVALLSEHTAELNSALLERLAACHSRVVVLTDDEAETQRLNSLGARVFSLGSDALKIIQGLESDSVDADGAVTEPAAQFLAIQDAKDDAASNKLLGEAEKKKHPKNVDSSQIIAIWGPIGSPGRTMLATNMAAEFAALGLEVLLIDADSYGASVAATLGILDESAGIARAVRLADQGSLDPEGLWQIAPELVFRGGRFRVLSGLTRPDRWPELRAMALQQLFTLSRQLLPVTIIDCGFSLETDEELSFDSYVPRRNAATLAALRSADQIIAVGAADSIGVPRLIRGLTELANICPGQEPLVVLNKVRRGAAGRSPEQALQQAWLRFGPQFSIKAFLPAETALLDRMLLSGELLIEAGPDSALRKKLQTFVSALAQRNSQTAVSSTTAKNG
- a CDS encoding NAD-glutamate dehydrogenase — translated: MSNGFEETGTVGSTTGTTKLTEKTIDSFIADYYEQIAEEDRSKYDQATLRQRALAHRELAQHRPSGTSKVAVVNESDESRHYKETVVYIVTDDMPFLVDSVTAEISRQNAAITLVVHPMFVVSRNDNDDELVSVAKVPTYLGVASGDTAAMPDISHLIASNGQSSHMESWIAIEIAQLDEAAGQELLAGLDRVLGDVRVAVEDWQPMRHKALSCAASLAEVTGGDQVADLREAEELLSWMDAGNFTFLGYREYDLVDESGEDVLVNREGSGLGLLRESRVAKQVQHLTSAGRKKAREKHALVITKANSRSTVHRSGYLDYIGIKSFDAAGNVNGERRFIGLFASGVYTGSVRSIPVVREKVNAVLRHFGFPPDSHSGKDLFAVLETYPRDELFQIEVNDLITIAEGIMRLQERRRTRLFLRPDIYGRFMSALVYIPRDRYTTAVRRRIEAELTKTFDAVSIDFEARMSESTLARLFFRIRLARGTDLSNVDASALEARLVTAARSWSEGLREVLGKALPLDQATALAAQWAEAFPASYRVDFEVEDAIEDIRRFEEYGQNYRAAKQQNPDALCSPGLKVYIPQGAHEELEEDARVKLYMAYPKSLSQILPFFHNLGIEVLDERPFEIQTTDKRDFFLYDLGLKYPTGIDPLATSELLAESFGAAITGVSESDAFDRLVLREGMAWRQVVILRSYAKYLRQMGNTNSYGFVADTLLANASVAQSLVKLFETSFDPAIPADDRSALLTSVRTQLAEGLEQVPTLDADRVLRTLGQLIEATLRTNYFQFKPYLSVKLNPTAIDGLPFPRPMFEIWVYSPRVEGVHLRFGKVARGGLRWSDRREDFRTEILGLVKAQTVKNAVIVPTGAKGGFFAKALPDPAADRAAWMAEGIESYKTFIRGLLDLTDNLVTGPDGEQLVPPSNVVRFDEDDSYLVVAADKGTASFSDIANSISAEYNFWLGDAFASGGSVGYDHKAMGITARGAWESVKRHFSELDVDTQTEDFTVVGVGDMSGDVFGNGVLLSEHIKLVAAFDHRHIFLDPNPDPALSYAERRRMFELPRSSWDDYDKSLISEGGGVYPRQVKTVPISEQVRLALGLAEGVVALTPPELLRAILLAPADLLYNGGIGTYVKASSESHAEVGDKANDSIRVDGRELRVKVVGEGGNLGMTQRGRIEAALHGVILNTDAIDNSAGVDCSDHEVNIKIFVDRMVAAGQLKAEERAEFLAEMTQEVGRLVLEDNFDQNVLLVNDRMRVVEWSPSYERLMDWLENKADLDRAIEALPSTEELHNRLEGGQGLTSPELSVLAAYAKIELAKALRDSDLADDPWFRRTLRQYFPKHLAERFDAELDSHPLRREIIATMVANDMINIGGITFAFRAMEETNATESVLARAFVAMREIYQIDQVTEALAALPPSFPTEHWCNIHLDLRRLLDRAVRWLIGHSAGSQPISETVAQYQPVVTSLRAHLTDFLDGVDRERVQAWHAKAEGWGVPTELGNRWSEMFESFALLDIARASRQIKEPVEEIAKVYYAIFAQFGVDGLLERISALPRKDRWQALARGALRDDLYSTVVDMTLAVMKATPAEPGALGQSPEQRIAGWAVQNAEPLARAQAMFKEVNQLEEDDMASLSVALRLLRSIVRR
- a CDS encoding sensor histidine kinase; this translates as MAIFTDPIREHADFGPGDAEWLHLLVGDWQLIADLAFADLALWFPDPEGDYLALAHVRPSTTHTVFHKDFVGEKLRADLLPLVQKAWHSQSIERAGEATWNSEMAVRVDAVPMVRNGRSLAVVTSHMDVSSSRLPSRLELTYRQSAYDLLRMGTLGLWPDFASPTGSRRGAPRVGDGFIRLDAEGLVQYASPNGVSAFRRLGGADALEGRSLAEVTAGLLHERKMIDETLPLVVTGRMPWRTEVESRGVSLSLRAIPLRDASHRFGAIVLCRDVTELRRRELELVTKDATIREIHHRVKNNLQTVAALLRMQSRRMQSTEAKHGLEQAMRRVATIALVHETLSQGLSQNVDFDELIGRHFRLAAEVASPTQMVRTEREGEFGELASDLATPLALVINELVTNAVEHGLEDRGGTVRLIAERYSKEDGSEILRVSIADDGVGLPETPLEEGLGLQIVRTLVTSELDGTIRWEPVASGGTVVIIELPL